A portion of the Faecalibacterium sp. I3-3-89 genome contains these proteins:
- a CDS encoding AbrB/MazE/SpoVT family DNA-binding domain-containing protein, whose product MLTELRTKSQITIPKDIVARLGLHEGDKLEIVEKDGTIQIMPVAVYPKKYLDELRSEINETKAKIAAGEQPVFDTVDELFEMLDGVS is encoded by the coding sequence ATGCTGACAGAGCTGAGGACCAAGTCTCAGATCACTATCCCGAAGGACATCGTGGCACGGCTGGGCCTGCACGAGGGCGACAAGCTGGAAATCGTGGAAAAAGACGGAACCATCCAGATCATGCCGGTGGCCGTGTACCCCAAGAAGTATCTGGACGAGCTGCGCAGCGAGATCAATGAAACAAAGGCGAAGATCGCAGCCGGTGAACAGCCGGTCTTTGATACCGTTGACGAGCTGTTTGAGATGTTGGATGGAGTGAGCTGA
- a CDS encoding type II toxin-antitoxin system RelE/ParE family toxin: MAYKITFTKRFVKNVKRLSAAERTQLKKKLELLMQDPLYPSLRTKRIQGTTDLFEFSVNMDVRVIWQYDGDTIILLLDIGHHDILNQF; encoded by the coding sequence ATGGCGTACAAGATCACATTTACCAAGCGGTTCGTCAAGAACGTGAAACGGCTGTCGGCAGCAGAACGGACACAGCTGAAAAAGAAGCTGGAACTGCTGATGCAAGATCCGCTATACCCGTCACTGCGAACAAAACGGATACAGGGAACAACAGATTTGTTTGAGTTCAGTGTCAATATGGATGTTCGGGTCATATGGCAATACGACGGAGACACCATCATACTGCTGCTGGACATCGGACACCACGATATTCTGAATCAGTTTTAA
- a CDS encoding Ig-like domain-containing protein, with protein MKVRIIKDRFGGMGWRAEPGVLHLGGVGTAGVESLSFALPEEWDGMAVTLHIEQEGGTLPQPVLLNESREVTIDRRFTAARQGLWMLLAQSADGYTAMSCPAKYDCYETIELSGTVEDVDPSVYAQFVALVQQAVNTAMNEGADAKAAAKTAKAAADAAQKGAAATQKERMDAEDAENAAALAAARTQADITAAAASAASARGAANETLDACTAATQAANRAANLAPKKEERRLLMRLLREAAYQTKTADTLLDTLSRVWSKVPVRAVTLTRDSLTLYAGERTALGVRISPENATEQTVLWESSNEEVATVADGVITARVPGGTRITARADGCSADCAVLVRPAVKSVSLSDDVVTLTVGGTAALDAAADPEGPVEWASSDENVAEVKDGVVTARGPGAAAILAASGGKYAFCMVRVQDAEVQVEAVTLSRTTLKLRPGEKAALTATVSPENADQTVVWYSAAPETACVTGGEVTAICTGTTEIAAIAGGVKAACNVEVSEDGLKAASILLSAGTLELTEGRTATLTATVLPTSIPQSSIVWTSSNEEAAVVDSGVVTTRAAGVAIIRASVGGKTASCTVTVSAARVPVSSVTLDRSTLELSVDSTARLTATVRPENADERTVVWQSSSEETATVEGGIVRGMAEGRAEITATAGGVTAVCIVTVSRALVWCSIVNRLSHVTTDQTAVVVAKGRAYKATLHTESGYTLAEVVIKMDGEDITGTAWDAGTGVVRIEKVTGNVVITARAEVTADE; from the coding sequence GTGAAAGTAAGGATCATCAAGGACCGATTCGGCGGGATGGGCTGGCGGGCCGAGCCGGGCGTGCTGCACTTAGGCGGCGTAGGAACGGCGGGCGTGGAGAGCCTGAGCTTCGCGCTGCCGGAGGAGTGGGACGGGATGGCTGTGACCCTGCACATCGAGCAGGAGGGCGGCACACTGCCCCAGCCGGTGCTGCTGAACGAGAGCCGGGAAGTGACCATCGACCGACGGTTCACTGCTGCCCGGCAGGGGTTATGGATGCTGCTGGCCCAGAGCGCAGACGGTTACACCGCCATGAGCTGCCCGGCGAAATACGACTGCTACGAGACCATTGAGCTTTCGGGCACGGTGGAGGACGTAGACCCCAGCGTATACGCCCAGTTCGTGGCGCTGGTACAGCAGGCCGTGAACACGGCCATGAACGAAGGCGCGGACGCCAAGGCAGCGGCCAAGACGGCCAAGGCTGCGGCAGATGCCGCCCAGAAGGGTGCAGCTGCCACACAGAAAGAGCGGATGGATGCCGAGGACGCCGAAAACGCCGCTGCCCTTGCGGCGGCAAGGACGCAGGCGGACATCACGGCTGCGGCAGCGAGCGCTGCCAGCGCCCGGGGCGCGGCAAATGAGACACTGGACGCCTGCACCGCTGCCACTCAGGCAGCGAACCGGGCGGCGAACCTTGCCCCCAAAAAGGAGGAGCGCCGCCTGCTGATGCGTCTGCTGCGGGAAGCCGCCTATCAGACCAAGACCGCCGACACCCTGCTGGACACCCTGAGCAGGGTATGGTCGAAGGTGCCAGTGAGAGCGGTGACGCTGACCCGGGACAGCCTGACCCTGTATGCGGGAGAACGGACGGCGCTGGGAGTCCGGATCAGCCCCGAGAATGCAACGGAGCAGACCGTGCTGTGGGAGAGCAGCAACGAAGAAGTGGCCACAGTGGCGGACGGCGTGATCACGGCAAGGGTACCCGGCGGGACGCGGATCACAGCCCGGGCAGACGGATGCAGCGCAGACTGCGCCGTACTGGTGCGGCCCGCCGTGAAGAGCGTGAGCCTGAGTGACGACGTCGTGACCCTGACCGTGGGCGGCACCGCCGCTCTGGACGCGGCCGCCGACCCGGAAGGGCCGGTGGAATGGGCCAGCAGCGACGAGAACGTAGCTGAGGTAAAAGACGGCGTCGTGACAGCCCGAGGGCCGGGCGCTGCGGCCATCCTCGCAGCCAGCGGCGGGAAATATGCATTTTGCATGGTACGGGTGCAGGACGCTGAGGTACAGGTAGAGGCTGTGACCCTGAGCCGGACCACCTTAAAACTGAGACCCGGGGAAAAAGCGGCCCTGACGGCTACGGTCAGCCCGGAGAACGCCGACCAGACTGTGGTGTGGTACAGCGCCGCGCCGGAGACGGCCTGTGTGACCGGCGGCGAGGTGACGGCCATCTGCACCGGAACGACGGAAATAGCAGCCATTGCGGGCGGTGTGAAAGCGGCCTGCAACGTAGAAGTGTCGGAGGATGGCCTGAAAGCGGCCAGCATCCTGCTGAGCGCCGGGACGCTGGAGCTGACGGAGGGCAGAACCGCCACCCTGACGGCCACGGTGCTGCCCACCAGCATCCCCCAGAGCAGCATCGTATGGACCAGCTCCAACGAAGAAGCTGCCGTGGTGGACAGCGGTGTGGTGACGACCCGGGCGGCAGGCGTGGCCATCATCCGGGCCAGCGTGGGCGGCAAGACGGCCAGCTGTACCGTGACGGTGAGCGCTGCAAGAGTACCGGTGAGCAGCGTGACGCTCGACCGCAGCACGCTCGAGCTGAGCGTGGACAGCACGGCCCGCCTGACGGCCACCGTCCGGCCCGAGAACGCCGACGAACGCACCGTGGTATGGCAGAGCAGCAGCGAAGAGACCGCCACCGTGGAGGGCGGCATCGTGCGGGGCATGGCCGAGGGACGCGCCGAGATCACGGCGACAGCCGGAGGCGTAACGGCTGTCTGCATCGTGACGGTGAGCCGGGCACTCGTCTGGTGCAGCATCGTGAACCGACTGAGCCACGTGACCACCGACCAGACCGCCGTCGTGGTAGCGAAGGGCCGGGCCTACAAAGCCACCCTGCACACGGAAAGCGGATACACTCTGGCCGAGGTCGTGATAAAAATGGACGGAGAGGACATTACCGGGACTGCGTGGGACGCCGGAACGGGCGTGGTGCGCATTGAGAAGGTGACCGGCAATGTGGTGATAACGGCCCGAGCGGAGGTGACGGCAGATGAGTGA
- a CDS encoding right-handed parallel beta-helix repeat-containing protein, translated as MSYEKQDFTDNTVLTAAQLNHMEEGIAAAEELAGKAGTDLTIGTVTTGDRAAASIEDGKLNLTLPRGEKGDSGTAASALTPEQFGAVGDGVANDTEAILAAAQAACEQGKHLSFSAGKTYLWSNGADFAALNGLYIEGNGAKVFAKDRVLLFRQMTNTTVEGLHFIASPSSAAMELIKIFECTGFKLLDCTLEWDLHDNIDSEHNILDVYRGNRDVLIRGCTLKQLTGTRAGGIWIREGKAGFIGQNIRIENCDIYKAGGDEVLAVWGWAGHLRDVTISNCNFIEVDDKKYAERGKDPAWLIGLNASEGDNIRFENCSIRTCRAGSTFRLKGEGGVVVDNCDIYNDSSKASHGHPLLQWTASADPFEKCCIQNSRITLKGGENNRIAYHLGRCINNQFLLDCAGKGFQSGVELRDNIFTGRMDGKLIWSAAMGESGSSSVTAPDGVDYIIVKQRETAYKDVRIARGCTGTTTIRQADSSNGSGAVDAYATVTFASNGKISYSYPSYYAFSSFTVEGYQYI; from the coding sequence ATGAGTTACGAAAAACAGGATTTTACGGACAACACCGTCCTGACCGCCGCGCAGCTCAACCACATGGAAGAGGGCATTGCAGCGGCGGAGGAGCTGGCGGGGAAGGCGGGGACGGACCTGACCATCGGCACCGTGACCACCGGCGACCGTGCGGCGGCATCCATCGAGGACGGGAAGCTGAACCTGACCCTGCCACGGGGCGAGAAGGGAGACAGCGGCACTGCCGCCTCGGCCCTCACCCCCGAGCAGTTCGGCGCGGTGGGCGATGGCGTGGCGAATGATACGGAGGCTATCCTTGCGGCGGCACAAGCTGCCTGCGAGCAGGGAAAGCACCTGAGCTTCTCCGCTGGTAAGACCTACCTGTGGAGCAATGGGGCTGATTTTGCAGCGCTGAACGGTCTGTATATCGAGGGCAACGGCGCAAAAGTATTTGCAAAAGACCGCGTGCTCCTCTTCCGTCAGATGACAAACACCACGGTCGAGGGGCTGCATTTTATCGCCAGCCCGTCCAGTGCCGCGATGGAGCTTATCAAAATCTTCGAGTGTACCGGATTCAAGCTTCTGGACTGCACGCTGGAATGGGACTTGCACGACAACATCGATTCCGAGCACAACATCCTCGACGTATATCGCGGCAACCGGGATGTACTCATCCGGGGCTGCACTTTAAAGCAGCTGACCGGCACCCGTGCAGGCGGCATCTGGATCCGCGAGGGTAAGGCCGGATTCATCGGACAGAATATCCGGATCGAAAACTGTGACATCTATAAAGCAGGCGGCGACGAAGTTTTGGCTGTCTGGGGTTGGGCCGGTCATCTGAGGGATGTCACCATCTCGAACTGCAACTTTATTGAGGTGGATGACAAAAAGTATGCAGAGCGTGGCAAAGACCCCGCATGGCTTATCGGCCTGAATGCCAGCGAAGGCGACAATATCCGATTTGAAAACTGCTCTATCCGCACCTGTCGCGCCGGTTCGACATTCCGCCTGAAAGGCGAAGGGGGTGTGGTTGTGGACAACTGCGACATCTACAACGACAGCAGCAAGGCGTCCCATGGTCATCCTCTGCTCCAGTGGACGGCCTCCGCAGACCCCTTCGAAAAATGCTGCATCCAGAACTCCCGCATCACACTGAAGGGCGGCGAAAACAACCGCATCGCCTATCATCTGGGCAGATGCATCAACAATCAGTTCCTTCTTGATTGTGCCGGTAAAGGATTTCAGAGCGGCGTCGAGCTGCGAGACAATATTTTTACCGGAAGAATGGATGGCAAGCTGATTTGGAGCGCGGCGATGGGCGAGTCCGGAAGTTCGAGCGTTACTGCGCCGGATGGGGTGGACTATATCATCGTCAAGCAGAGGGAGACGGCCTACAAGGACGTCCGGATCGCACGAGGCTGCACGGGCACCACGACTATCAGACAAGCTGACTCCTCTAACGGTTCTGGCGCTGTGGATGCCTACGCAACGGTGACTTTTGCCTCGAACGGAAAGATCAGCTATAGCTATCCTAGCTACTATGCTTTCAGCAGCTTCACCGTCGAGGGCTATCAGTATATCTGA
- a CDS encoding YcbK family protein, which produces MAIKEYSMSRDSTRRLSPSFKVREFGCKGSDVVLLDEELVVLLQCIREHFGKPVHITSGYRTAAHNAAVGGSKSSQHLLGRAADFYVEGVDVATVAAYAETLLPGRGGIGRYPKDAKHSTRKTGWVHIDTRANKSRWSM; this is translated from the coding sequence ATCGCTATCAAAGAATATTCCATGTCCCGGGACTCCACCCGGCGGCTCTCGCCCAGCTTCAAGGTGCGGGAGTTCGGCTGCAAGGGCAGCGACGTCGTGCTCCTCGACGAGGAGCTTGTGGTGCTGCTCCAGTGCATCCGGGAGCACTTCGGCAAGCCGGTACATATCACCAGTGGCTACCGTACCGCTGCCCACAATGCCGCCGTCGGCGGCAGCAAGTCCAGCCAGCACCTGCTGGGTCGGGCAGCAGACTTCTACGTCGAAGGTGTGGACGTGGCCACTGTGGCCGCCTACGCCGAGACCCTGCTGCCCGGGCGGGGCGGCATCGGGCGCTACCCGAAGGACGCAAAGCACTCCACCCGCAAGACCGGCTGGGTGCACATCGACACCCGGGCGAATAAGAGCCGGTGGAGTATGTGA
- a CDS encoding phage holin produces MNAHITTPRTVSAATIARTAVLALALINQILSALGKPVLPIESAQLEQLISTGFTTVSALVTWWFNNSFTKEAIQADAEFERLKKSVK; encoded by the coding sequence ATGAACGCACATATCACCACTCCCCGCACCGTCTCCGCTGCCACCATCGCCCGCACCGCTGTGCTGGCTCTGGCCCTCATCAACCAGATCCTGAGCGCTCTGGGCAAGCCCGTGCTGCCCATCGAGAGCGCCCAGCTCGAGCAGCTCATCTCCACCGGCTTCACCACCGTGTCTGCGCTGGTCACCTGGTGGTTCAACAATTCCTTCACCAAGGAGGCCATTCAGGCCGACGCCGAGTTTGAGCGGCTGAAGAAGAGCGTGAAGTGA
- the tgt gene encoding tRNA guanosine(34) transglycosylase Tgt — MPSLTTYKLLKQEHNARRGEFKTVHGTVQTPAFQNVATAGAIKGGLSAHDLKDIGAQVMLCNTYHLHLRPGDKLVAEMGGLHKFTRWNGPILTDSGGFQVFSLAKLRKITEEGVTFASHLDGHRIFMGPEESMQIQANLGSTIAMAFDECVENPAQHDYSKASCERTTRWLKRCKAEMARLKHEGISVNPDQLLFGINQGCTFADLRVEHMKQIADLDLDGYAIGGLAVGEPTDVMYEMISEVEPYMPKDKIRYLMGVGTPGNIIEAVSRGVDLFDCVMPSRNARHGHLNTWDGIINIKNAKYERDERPIDPACGCPACRNYSRAYIRHLFKAEELLGMRLAVMHNLWFYNHLMERIRDELDAGTFTAFHDRYVKLLDTRI, encoded by the coding sequence ATGCCTTCTTTGACGACCTACAAGCTGCTCAAGCAGGAGCACAACGCCCGGCGGGGTGAGTTCAAGACTGTGCACGGCACGGTGCAGACGCCCGCATTCCAGAATGTTGCGACTGCTGGCGCGATCAAGGGCGGTCTGTCCGCTCACGACCTGAAGGACATCGGTGCACAGGTCATGCTTTGCAACACCTACCATCTGCATCTGCGTCCCGGCGACAAGCTGGTGGCTGAGATGGGCGGCCTCCACAAGTTCACCCGCTGGAACGGACCCATCCTCACCGACAGCGGTGGATTTCAGGTGTTCAGCCTCGCCAAGCTGCGCAAGATCACCGAGGAGGGTGTGACCTTCGCATCCCACCTTGATGGCCACCGCATCTTCATGGGGCCAGAGGAGAGCATGCAGATTCAAGCAAACCTCGGCTCTACCATCGCAATGGCTTTTGATGAGTGTGTGGAGAACCCTGCCCAGCACGACTACTCCAAGGCCAGCTGTGAGCGCACCACCCGCTGGCTCAAGCGCTGCAAGGCCGAGATGGCCCGCCTGAAGCATGAGGGCATCTCGGTCAACCCCGACCAGCTGCTCTTCGGCATCAATCAGGGCTGCACCTTCGCCGACCTGCGCGTGGAGCACATGAAGCAGATCGCTGACCTTGACCTCGATGGCTACGCCATTGGCGGCCTCGCAGTGGGTGAGCCTACCGATGTGATGTACGAAATGATCAGCGAAGTCGAGCCGTATATGCCCAAGGACAAGATCCGTTATCTGATGGGCGTGGGCACCCCCGGCAACATCATCGAGGCTGTCTCCCGGGGCGTGGACCTCTTTGACTGCGTCATGCCCAGCCGCAACGCCCGCCACGGCCACCTGAACACATGGGATGGCATCATCAACATCAAGAACGCCAAGTACGAGCGGGATGAGCGCCCCATCGACCCCGCCTGTGGATGTCCGGCCTGCCGCAACTACTCCCGTGCCTATATCCGCCACCTGTTCAAGGCAGAGGAGCTTCTGGGGATGCGTCTGGCTGTTATGCACAACCTCTGGTTCTACAATCATCTGATGGAGCGGATCCGCGATGAGCTGGATGCAGGCACCTTTACAGCCTTCCACGACCGCTATGTCAAGCTGCTCGACACACGAATTTGA
- the yajC gene encoding preprotein translocase subunit YajC, whose product MQFLTTTESYISLFFTLALMLVMLYFMIYRPQKKQEKKDAAMRSSLEIGDQVTTIGGIIGRVVAIKDDTFVLETGADRVKIRFTKNAISSVEKLNMDNAPKK is encoded by the coding sequence ATGCAATTTCTGACTACGACCGAAAGCTACATCAGCCTCTTCTTTACTCTGGCTCTGATGCTGGTGATGCTCTACTTCATGATCTATCGTCCCCAGAAGAAGCAGGAGAAGAAGGATGCAGCAATGCGCTCTTCTCTGGAGATCGGCGATCAGGTCACCACCATCGGCGGCATCATCGGCCGTGTGGTCGCCATCAAGGACGACACCTTCGTGCTGGAGACCGGTGCTGACCGCGTGAAGATCCGCTTCACGAAGAACGCTATCAGCTCCGTCGAGAAGCTGAACATGGACAACGCCCCCAAGAAATAA
- a CDS encoding TIGR04086 family membrane protein, translating into MSDAKNFPAVGLLAVFGLGSAAAAGGLAGSGWLMVQQGLTQDAAAPLATAAVCLGSFLSGLLMALLQKGKGLVWGAAEGALFVGLLFLLGTLYQSEWGTMQFVRAGLVLLMGVLGGIFGMLRAEHRRR; encoded by the coding sequence ATGTCTGATGCAAAGAATTTCCCGGCGGTGGGGCTGCTGGCGGTTTTCGGGCTGGGCAGTGCGGCAGCAGCCGGAGGTCTGGCGGGATCCGGCTGGCTGATGGTCCAACAAGGTCTGACGCAGGACGCGGCGGCACCGCTTGCCACTGCGGCAGTCTGCCTCGGCAGTTTTCTCAGCGGTCTGCTGATGGCGCTCTTGCAGAAAGGAAAAGGGCTTGTCTGGGGAGCGGCAGAGGGTGCACTTTTTGTGGGGCTGCTATTTCTTCTGGGCACACTGTACCAGAGTGAGTGGGGGACGATGCAGTTCGTCCGGGCAGGGCTTGTCCTGTTGATGGGCGTTCTGGGCGGTATTTTCGGAATGCTGCGTGCAGAGCACAGGCGGCGCTGA
- the radA gene encoding DNA repair protein RadA translates to MKEPKLKTVYVCSNCGETSPRWMGRCPSCGSWNTMNEDVVAEAPKAGLTSGKAAAPVRQEGVTSLTAKRLADISTTEEKSRILTGISELDRVLGGGIVLGGVVLLSGEPGVGKSTMLLQLCGAISNQHTVLYITGEESVRQVKLRAARLKVPQDNIYLAAENDVDEICGLIEKEKPELVVIDSIQTMRCMDISSSAGTVSQVKESAARLLAVAKKQEIPMFIVGHVNKDGAIAGPKVMEHIVDTVLYFEGDKMLPYRILRAAKNRYGSTNELGMFDMTGQGLEEIENPSQMLLEGRPLGVSGNCVACTMEGSRPILSEIQALATKTNFPAPRRACSGYDYNRMNLLIAVLEKRAGYFFGNLDVYINIVSGITLRDTACDLAVCLSMVSSLLDCPVSDKLIAIGEVGLGGEVRSVPNLEQRLREAERIGFERAVVPKHSLSHLNAADYPGMKLVGAAYISDAIRALKSDRL, encoded by the coding sequence ATGAAAGAACCGAAACTGAAAACCGTATATGTCTGCTCCAATTGCGGAGAGACAAGCCCCCGCTGGATGGGCCGCTGTCCGAGCTGCGGCAGCTGGAATACCATGAACGAGGATGTGGTCGCTGAGGCACCCAAAGCCGGTCTTACCAGCGGCAAGGCGGCTGCCCCTGTCCGTCAGGAGGGCGTCACTTCGCTGACCGCAAAGCGACTGGCTGACATCAGCACCACCGAGGAGAAGAGCCGCATTCTGACTGGCATCTCCGAGCTTGACCGCGTGCTGGGCGGCGGCATCGTGCTGGGCGGCGTCGTGCTGCTGAGTGGTGAGCCGGGCGTGGGCAAATCCACCATGCTGCTGCAGCTCTGCGGTGCCATCTCCAACCAACACACCGTGCTGTATATCACGGGCGAAGAGTCTGTCCGCCAAGTCAAGCTGCGTGCGGCCCGGTTGAAGGTCCCGCAGGACAATATCTATCTGGCCGCCGAAAACGATGTAGACGAGATCTGTGGTCTTATCGAGAAGGAAAAGCCCGAGCTTGTGGTCATCGACTCCATCCAGACCATGCGGTGCATGGACATCTCCTCCTCTGCCGGCACGGTCAGTCAGGTAAAGGAGAGTGCAGCCCGTCTGCTAGCGGTCGCCAAAAAGCAGGAGATCCCGATGTTCATCGTGGGCCATGTCAACAAGGACGGTGCCATTGCCGGCCCGAAGGTCATGGAGCACATTGTGGATACGGTGCTTTACTTTGAGGGAGACAAGATGCTCCCATACCGCATCCTGCGGGCCGCGAAGAACCGCTATGGCTCGACGAATGAGCTGGGAATGTTCGATATGACGGGGCAGGGCCTTGAGGAGATCGAGAATCCGTCTCAGATGCTTCTGGAAGGCCGTCCGCTGGGGGTTTCCGGCAACTGTGTGGCCTGTACGATGGAGGGCAGCCGCCCCATCCTCAGCGAGATACAGGCCCTTGCGACCAAAACGAATTTCCCGGCTCCCCGGCGGGCCTGCAGCGGCTATGATTATAACCGCATGAACCTGCTCATCGCTGTGCTGGAAAAACGTGCAGGCTACTTCTTCGGCAATCTGGATGTATATATCAACATCGTCAGCGGCATCACGCTGCGGGACACTGCCTGCGACCTTGCGGTCTGCCTGAGTATGGTATCGTCGCTTCTGGACTGCCCGGTGAGTGATAAGCTCATCGCCATCGGCGAAGTTGGCCTTGGCGGTGAGGTACGCAGTGTGCCGAATCTGGAGCAGCGTCTGCGGGAGGCTGAGCGCATCGGCTTTGAGCGCGCCGTTGTACCCAAACACAGCCTGTCGCACCTCAATGCCGCCGACTATCCCGGCATGAAGCTGGTGGGAGCCGCCTATATCTCGGACGCCATCCGTGCCCTGAAATCCGATCGTCTGTAA
- a CDS encoding tyrosine-type recombinase/integrase, translating into MSIYLDEKNPEKHKPFDDASPDIVAYVRYLEVIAGKSPNTAFSYYCDLRNFSRFMKRRRGLAAENAEIKDIDPKGLDTAFWGSVTKEDVYEYLYFLNRECGNKKSSTARRLASLHGFYDYLVNQVDLLKENPTASIKPPKQDKVLPKYLTAEQSMDLLESTQTQSDFPERDYCMVVLFLNCGMRLSELVGMDLSDIDMEQRQIRLFGKGHKERMVYLNDACIEALQIYLNKRNTMEGLNPKERAVFITRRRKERISNRRVEQLVTGAMKAAGLRGFSTHKLRHTAATLMYQTGNVDILTLKQLLGHSSVGTTQIYTHLQEFQVRAAIEQNPLGEVKKAHLDTTSKETGESRGEFADPSSDESENDEPGGPMEAFEGAAQEGFRVDVSSLANTESTDK; encoded by the coding sequence ATGTCGATCTATCTGGATGAGAAAAACCCCGAAAAACACAAACCCTTTGATGATGCCTCGCCGGACATCGTCGCGTATGTACGCTATCTGGAAGTCATCGCAGGAAAAAGCCCGAATACAGCCTTCAGCTACTATTGCGACCTGCGCAATTTCAGCCGCTTTATGAAGCGTCGGCGCGGCCTTGCAGCAGAGAACGCCGAGATCAAGGACATTGACCCCAAGGGCCTTGATACGGCATTCTGGGGCAGCGTGACCAAGGAAGACGTCTACGAATACCTGTATTTTCTGAACCGGGAATGCGGCAACAAAAAATCTTCGACGGCCCGGCGGCTGGCCAGTCTCCATGGCTTTTATGATTATCTGGTCAATCAGGTCGATCTGCTCAAAGAGAATCCCACAGCCTCCATCAAGCCGCCCAAGCAGGATAAAGTCCTGCCCAAATATCTGACCGCAGAACAGTCGATGGACTTACTGGAAAGCACCCAGACCCAGAGCGATTTTCCCGAGAGGGATTACTGTATGGTGGTGCTCTTTTTGAACTGTGGAATGCGTCTTTCGGAACTTGTGGGGATGGATCTCAGTGACATCGACATGGAACAGCGGCAGATTCGTCTGTTCGGTAAGGGCCACAAGGAGCGGATGGTCTATCTGAACGATGCCTGCATTGAGGCCTTGCAGATCTATCTGAACAAACGCAACACGATGGAAGGCCTGAACCCCAAGGAAAGAGCGGTCTTTATCACCCGGCGGCGCAAAGAGCGCATTTCCAACCGCAGGGTAGAGCAGCTGGTGACAGGAGCAATGAAAGCGGCGGGTCTGCGCGGTTTTTCGACGCATAAGCTCCGTCACACGGCTGCGACCTTGATGTATCAGACCGGCAATGTGGACATTCTGACCCTCAAGCAGCTTCTGGGCCACAGCAGTGTCGGTACGACCCAGATCTATACGCACCTGCAAGAATTTCAGGTGCGTGCGGCCATTGAGCAGAACCCGCTGGGCGAGGTCAAAAAGGCGCACTTGGATACAACATCAAAGGAGACAGGGGAGAGCAGAGGGGAATTTGCCGATCCTTCATCGGATGAGTCTGAAAATGATGAACCGGGCGGCCCGATGGAGGCCTTTGAGGGTGCCGCGCAGGAGGGCTTCCGGGTAGATGTGTCGAGCCTTGCGAATACGGAGAGTACCGACAAATGA